From the Gramella sp. Hel_I_59 genome, one window contains:
- a CDS encoding class I SAM-dependent DNA methyltransferase gives MSIQNSIDRITDILRRDDGISGAMHYTEQISWILFLKFLNDYEDNRADEAFLEGKHYNYVLRKDLRWNEWASPKDENGKLDVKRALTGDDLIEFVNNTFFPYLKAFKNATNDPKSLSYKIGAIFEYLDNRIASGHTLREVLDIIDALDFQSSDELFELSQVYETLLQSMGSDGGNSGEFYTPRAIIKAMVDTTRIEVGDTIYDGAIGSGGFLVEAFDYLTAGNKKEKLSAREWETIQNDTFFGQEKTSMGYVMGMMNMILHGIESPNVFKGNTLTQNIRDFQEKDRHNVILANPPFGGKEKKQIQQNFPVESNATEILFLQHFMKMLKLEGRAAIVVPEGVLFQTNNAFTKVKQNLLENFNVHTILSLPSGVFLPYSGVKTNVLYFDRKGATNDIWYYDVTPPYKLTKNKPITYEHLQEFIHLFHHPEERNATNAKTGEGCNDWTVNVADIKDYDLSAKNPHKVVEVVHRTPKELLTSIKQNDIKINELMNQIESLIDG, from the coding sequence ATGAGTATACAAAATAGCATAGATAGGATTACTGATATTTTGCGTCGTGACGATGGGATTTCTGGCGCCATGCACTACACAGAACAAATTTCCTGGATCTTATTTTTAAAATTCTTAAATGACTATGAAGACAATAGAGCAGATGAAGCTTTTTTAGAAGGCAAACACTACAATTATGTGCTTCGGAAGGATTTACGTTGGAACGAATGGGCATCCCCAAAAGATGAAAATGGAAAATTAGATGTGAAGCGTGCGTTAACTGGAGACGATTTGATTGAGTTTGTCAACAATACGTTCTTTCCATATCTAAAAGCTTTTAAGAATGCCACGAACGATCCTAAATCCTTAAGCTATAAAATAGGAGCAATTTTCGAATATTTGGATAACCGTATCGCGAGCGGACACACCTTACGTGAAGTACTAGATATTATTGATGCCTTAGATTTTCAAAGCAGTGACGAATTGTTTGAGCTTTCACAAGTCTACGAAACACTTTTGCAAAGTATGGGAAGTGACGGTGGTAACTCTGGCGAATTCTATACCCCAAGAGCAATTATAAAAGCTATGGTAGATACCACCCGTATTGAGGTTGGCGATACTATTTATGATGGTGCCATAGGAAGTGGTGGTTTTTTGGTGGAAGCTTTTGATTACCTGACTGCAGGAAACAAGAAAGAAAAGCTATCAGCCAGAGAATGGGAAACCATTCAGAATGACACTTTTTTTGGGCAGGAAAAAACAAGTATGGGTTATGTAATGGGAATGATGAATATGATTCTACACGGTATTGAAAGTCCCAATGTTTTTAAAGGGAATACCTTAACCCAAAACATACGTGATTTTCAAGAGAAAGACCGGCACAATGTTATTTTAGCTAATCCACCCTTTGGCGGAAAGGAAAAGAAACAAATACAGCAGAATTTTCCGGTAGAAAGCAATGCTACTGAAATCTTATTCTTACAGCATTTTATGAAGATGTTGAAGTTAGAAGGGCGTGCAGCTATTGTTGTGCCAGAAGGTGTACTCTTTCAGACCAATAATGCGTTTACTAAAGTAAAGCAAAATCTCTTAGAAAATTTTAATGTCCATACAATCTTGAGCCTACCTAGTGGTGTGTTTTTGCCGTATAGTGGTGTAAAAACGAATGTACTTTATTTTGACCGCAAAGGAGCTACCAATGACATTTGGTATTATGACGTAACACCACCTTACAAGCTTACCAAAAACAAACCCATTACCTACGAGCATCTTCAAGAATTTATACATCTCTTTCACCACCCAGAAGAACGCAACGCAACCAACGCTAAAACAGGAGAAGGATGCAACGACTGGACAGTAAACGTAGCTGATATTAAAGATTACGACCTAAGCGCTAAAAACCCGCATAAAGTGGTGGAAGTAGTACATAGAACACCTAAAGAACTATTGACTTCCATCAAACAAAATGACATTAAAATAAATGAGTTGATGAACCAAATTGAAAGTTTGATTGATGGATAA
- a CDS encoding restriction endonuclease subunit S: MDNNIKDLPENWKTYSLQDLIDNNIILSHLDGNHGSLYPRKEEFIEKGVPYISANCIEGDSISFEKAKYLSNERAKKFKKGVAKNRDVLFAHNATVGPVALLDTDEDFVILGTSLTYYRCNEKFLKPEYLKHYLSSQVFKNQYLKVMGQATRNQVPITKQRTFSHIVPPLAEQKHIIGKLDRLFERIDQAISLLEENISNTEALMGSVLDEEFQRVKGKGWPTLKFTEFASLRHGHQFRKYDFVDSGIPVVKIGQCKKDGSLNLSNCNYIESSRLNEFEGDRIYKGDLLMALTGGTLGKVTWVSEDYGDLVQNYRVGNFFNIEGKSIKRFLMYVLMSSIFQDLVASKVNQGAQPNIGKENIDNMIVPVPSIKEQEKLVRKFDVAMKNQSKIIEFQTQKLNHLKVLKSSLLDQAFKGEL; this comes from the coding sequence ATGGATAATAATATTAAAGATCTTCCTGAAAATTGGAAAACTTATTCCTTACAAGATTTAATTGACAATAATATTATTTTAAGTCATCTAGATGGTAATCATGGTAGCCTTTATCCGCGTAAGGAAGAGTTTATAGAGAAAGGAGTTCCATATATTTCAGCTAATTGCATTGAAGGTGATTCTATCTCGTTTGAAAAAGCGAAATATTTATCTAATGAAAGAGCTAAAAAATTTAAAAAAGGTGTAGCTAAAAATAGAGACGTCTTATTTGCTCATAATGCTACTGTGGGGCCTGTTGCCCTCTTAGACACAGATGAAGATTTTGTTATTCTTGGAACGAGTTTAACATATTACCGATGTAATGAAAAATTTTTAAAACCCGAGTATCTAAAACATTATCTAAGTTCTCAGGTATTTAAAAATCAATATTTAAAGGTGATGGGACAAGCTACTAGGAACCAAGTTCCAATAACAAAACAAAGAACTTTTTCCCATATTGTTCCCCCATTAGCCGAACAAAAACATATTATTGGCAAATTAGACAGATTATTTGAAAGGATCGATCAAGCTATTAGCTTGTTAGAAGAAAATATTTCCAACACAGAAGCTTTGATGGGGAGTGTATTGGATGAGGAGTTTCAGAGAGTAAAAGGAAAAGGTTGGCCGACATTAAAATTCACTGAATTTGCATCTTTAAGGCATGGACATCAATTTAGAAAATATGATTTTGTCGATTCAGGAATTCCTGTGGTGAAAATTGGTCAATGTAAAAAAGATGGATCACTAAACCTTTCTAATTGTAATTATATTGAATCATCAAGATTGAATGAATTTGAAGGAGACAGAATATATAAGGGGGATTTGTTGATGGCGTTAACTGGTGGTACTTTGGGGAAAGTAACTTGGGTGAGTGAAGATTATGGAGATTTAGTTCAAAACTATCGTGTCGGAAATTTCTTTAATATAGAAGGGAAAAGTATCAAACGATTTTTAATGTATGTTTTAATGTCTTCAATTTTTCAAGATCTTGTTGCCTCCAAAGTTAATCAGGGTGCGCAACCAAACATTGGTAAAGAAAATATAGACAATATGATTGTTCCTGTTCCTTCAATAAAAGAACAAGAAAAATTGGTTAGAAAGTTTGATGTAGCAATGAAAAATCAATCTAAAATAATAGAATTTCAAACCCAAAAACTCAATCATTTAAAAGTCTTAAAGAGCAGTTTGTTGGATCAGGCTTTTAAAGGGGAATTGTAG
- a CDS encoding PD-(D/E)XK nuclease family protein produces the protein MSKAENLLYESGEIVKTHQDDIKEKGEDFNIFSILDMETKETKTHSAMLVALLDPTGNHYYDELFLKLFLEEIGYRDYQNENLKLVKVKAEYPLGTISQAYDSGGFIDILITFPSGKAIAIENKINAGDQKNQLYRYSLYKGNMCALYYLNLFGKSPTKESLHTLAKSDFKIISYKFQILKWLENCLNITKEGSIVENAIRQYYILIQKLTITMDRPLEDKLNKLIANNLNEAEFIRTHYQNVVNKIRERFRSELLKKLNDSLTQCIVQPSHPINHTYSKIWLTPSVPNQKAIKFGIESFSGKSKNNNGRIFIGIYDEQSNYEFKRDGDYRLSSCWPVVSDITTPDQNPLNLGSMQTLEKLNSDENYFENMLEASSGQIINFIRTYFEEN, from the coding sequence TTGTCAAAAGCAGAAAACTTACTTTACGAGTCCGGTGAAATTGTAAAAACGCACCAGGACGATATTAAAGAAAAAGGCGAAGACTTTAATATCTTTTCCATTTTAGATATGGAGACTAAAGAAACCAAAACGCATTCGGCAATGTTGGTTGCCTTATTGGACCCTACTGGAAATCATTATTATGACGAACTATTTTTAAAGCTATTTCTGGAAGAGATCGGATATAGAGACTATCAGAATGAAAATTTAAAGCTTGTTAAAGTGAAAGCTGAATATCCTCTTGGCACTATTTCTCAAGCTTACGACAGCGGAGGTTTTATAGATATACTGATTACCTTTCCATCTGGGAAAGCGATAGCTATCGAAAACAAAATTAATGCAGGTGATCAAAAAAATCAATTATATAGATATAGTTTGTATAAAGGGAACATGTGTGCATTGTACTATTTGAATCTTTTTGGAAAGTCACCCACGAAGGAAAGTTTGCATACTTTAGCAAAATCTGATTTTAAAATTATCTCTTATAAATTTCAGATTTTAAAATGGTTAGAGAATTGTCTAAATATTACCAAAGAAGGCTCTATAGTTGAAAATGCAATTAGGCAATACTACATACTAATACAAAAACTTACCATTACTATGGATAGGCCATTAGAAGATAAATTAAACAAGCTTATTGCAAATAATCTTAACGAGGCTGAGTTTATACGTACACATTATCAAAATGTTGTCAATAAGATCAGAGAAAGATTCAGATCAGAACTCCTGAAAAAACTGAATGATTCACTAACACAATGTATTGTACAACCGAGTCATCCTATCAATCATACCTATTCAAAAATATGGTTGACTCCAAGCGTTCCAAATCAAAAAGCCATTAAGTTTGGTATCGAATCATTCTCAGGAAAAAGTAAAAATAATAATGGACGCATATTTATTGGAATTTACGATGAACAAAGTAATTATGAATTTAAAAGAGATGGGGATTATAGATTAAGTTCCTGTTGGCCAGTTGTAAGTGATATTACTACACCAGATCAAAACCCATTAAACCTGGGCAGTATGCAGACTTTGGAAAAATTAAATTCTGATGAAAATTATTTTGAAAATATGCTAGAAGCAAGTTCCGGGCAAATAATAAATTTTATTAGAACCTATTTTGAAGAAAATTAA